One genomic segment of Clostridia bacterium includes these proteins:
- a CDS encoding helix-turn-helix domain-containing protein codes for MQMKRLRELRRSKKINMKELGKIIGVSEGAVSLYENGKRKPDYETLTALADYFGVSTDYLLERTDTPHTAPENDGGKRLIPVLGRVQAGVPIEAVEEVLDWEELDGAFSKEDDYFGLRIRGDSMEPRICEGDVVIVRCQNYAESGDIVIALINGNDATIKKIKYRSDGILLIPFNTNYEPMFYSKKEVERLPVLIIGRVVELRGKF; via the coding sequence ATGCAAATGAAAAGACTTCGCGAACTGAGAAGATCAAAAAAAATCAACATGAAAGAGTTGGGGAAAATAATCGGCGTTTCCGAAGGAGCCGTTTCACTCTATGAAAACGGCAAGCGCAAGCCCGATTATGAAACGCTTACGGCTCTTGCCGACTATTTCGGCGTATCGACCGATTATCTTTTAGAGCGCACCGACACTCCGCATACCGCGCCCGAAAACGACGGCGGCAAACGGCTGATACCCGTGCTTGGCCGCGTTCAGGCGGGAGTACCGATAGAGGCGGTAGAGGAGGTGCTCGACTGGGAGGAGCTTGACGGCGCTTTCTCCAAAGAGGACGATTATTTCGGTCTGCGCATCCGCGGCGATTCAATGGAACCGCGCATCTGCGAAGGCGACGTGGTCATCGTGCGTTGTCAGAATTATGCCGAATCAGGCGATATCGTTATCGCGCTCATAAACGGAAACGATGCAACGATCAAAAAAATCAAATACCGAAGCGACGGCATACTTCTTATTCCGTTCAACACAAATTACGAACCTATGTTCTATTCAAAAAAAGAAGTGGAACGATTACCCGTTCTTATCATAGGGCGCGTGGTTGAGCTCAGAGGAAAATTTTAA
- a CDS encoding rubredoxin: protein MKYECPCGYVYDPAVGDPDNGIAPGTKFEDLPADWVCPVCEMGKDEFSPAE, encoded by the coding sequence ATGAAATACGAATGCCCCTGCGGATACGTTTACGATCCCGCCGTGGGAGATCCCGACAACGGCATAGCTCCCGGAACGAAATTTGAAGACCTTCCCGCAGATTGGGTCTGCCCCGTCTGCGAAATGGGCAAGGATGAATTCTCTCCCGCAGAGTAA
- a CDS encoding FAD-dependent oxidoreductase, producing MKTLELKKNFYYTGVHDTDLRVFDIVMRTEFGTTYNSYILKGSEKTALFETAKLKFYDEYIESVKAVTDVANIDYIIVDHTEPDHAGSIENLIALNPNIKIVATATAIGFLKHIVNRDFYSITVKDNDTLSLGDKTLKFMVLPNLHWPDSMYTYIVEDKTLVTCDSFGAHYCHEDILRSKVANEDDYKSAAKYYFDNIIGPYKNPYMVRALKRVKELDLDMICPGHGPVHDAKIDELFALYDEWCEDKNPNTKKTVVMPYVSAYGYTKQLGEKIAEGVRDAGDIEVRLYDMVEADAGEVLGEIGHADGLLFGTPTIIGEALSPIWSLTTSMFAPVHKGKLASAFGSYGWSGEGVPHIIERLKQIKLKVPDEGFRIRFKPSDNQLLDAYEYGYNFGCILLEKDNDRIKKEAKGPRTLVKCLVCGAIFDSSLEVCPVCNVGKENFVPVEEEEDKFVKNTDEKFVVLGGGAAALSAAEAIRERNKTASVIMISDEEILPYNRPMLTKSMLADFTSDQMAVHTKDWYEENNIETVLSTTVEKIDPDAKTVTAGGKAYAYDKLIYALGAKCFVPPFKGADQDHVVSIRTIKDTRKIKEMLKTVKNVVVIGGGVLGLEAAWELKKTGCAVTVLEAGPALMGRQLDAAASNMIGAILEKNGFTLTVGAKIAEIGKDAVTLEDGRSFPAELVVISTGVSPNVAVAKEAGVYAERNIFVSDKMETSVDDIYACGDCAQCNGINYALWSQSVAMGQVAGANAAGDDVTYEGVTGALVFNGLGSSLFALGDNGKKPDKSYRTVELKDDQRHMYEKYYFLNNRLVGVILIGDTSKMVKLTEDIKNGAKFEEVIKIN from the coding sequence ATGAAAACTTTAGAGCTTAAAAAGAATTTCTATTATACCGGCGTACATGATACGGACCTTCGCGTTTTCGATATCGTAATGAGGACCGAGTTTGGCACGACTTACAACTCGTATATTTTAAAGGGCAGCGAAAAGACGGCCCTCTTTGAAACGGCCAAGCTTAAATTTTATGATGAGTACATCGAAAGCGTAAAAGCGGTGACCGACGTTGCAAATATTGATTACATCATCGTGGATCACACCGAACCCGACCATGCGGGCAGCATAGAGAACCTTATCGCGCTCAATCCCAATATAAAAATAGTTGCTACGGCTACGGCGATAGGCTTTTTAAAGCACATCGTGAACCGCGACTTCTATTCGATAACGGTAAAAGACAACGACACTCTCTCGCTTGGCGACAAGACGCTTAAATTCATGGTGCTTCCGAACCTTCACTGGCCGGACTCCATGTATACCTACATCGTTGAGGACAAGACGCTCGTTACGTGCGATTCCTTCGGCGCGCACTACTGCCACGAGGACATTTTACGAAGCAAGGTCGCAAACGAAGACGATTACAAGAGCGCGGCGAAGTATTATTTCGACAACATCATAGGCCCCTATAAGAATCCCTACATGGTAAGAGCTTTAAAGCGGGTAAAGGAGCTCGATCTCGATATGATATGCCCCGGCCACGGCCCCGTGCATGACGCTAAGATAGACGAGCTTTTCGCACTTTATGACGAATGGTGCGAGGACAAAAACCCCAACACCAAAAAGACTGTCGTCATGCCATACGTTTCGGCCTACGGCTATACGAAGCAGTTGGGTGAAAAGATAGCCGAGGGCGTGCGCGACGCGGGCGACATAGAAGTAAGGCTTTACGATATGGTAGAGGCCGACGCGGGCGAGGTATTGGGCGAAATAGGCCATGCCGACGGTCTGCTCTTCGGTACGCCCACGATAATCGGCGAGGCGCTCTCTCCCATATGGTCGCTTACCACCTCGATGTTCGCGCCCGTTCACAAGGGCAAGCTCGCATCAGCATTCGGAAGCTACGGCTGGAGCGGCGAAGGCGTTCCCCATATAATCGAGCGCTTAAAGCAGATAAAATTAAAGGTGCCGGACGAAGGCTTTAGGATCCGCTTCAAGCCGAGCGACAATCAGCTTTTGGACGCATACGAATACGGATACAATTTCGGCTGCATCCTTCTTGAAAAGGATAACGACAGGATCAAAAAAGAAGCTAAGGGCCCCCGCACCCTCGTTAAATGCTTGGTTTGCGGAGCAATATTCGACTCGTCGCTCGAAGTATGCCCCGTATGCAACGTAGGAAAAGAAAACTTTGTTCCCGTAGAGGAAGAAGAGGATAAATTCGTAAAGAATACCGACGAAAAGTTCGTAGTCTTGGGCGGCGGAGCTGCGGCGCTCAGCGCGGCGGAGGCTATACGCGAGCGCAACAAGACGGCAAGCGTGATCATGATATCCGACGAGGAGATCCTTCCCTATAACCGTCCTATGCTCACGAAGTCGATGCTTGCCGACTTTACGTCGGATCAGATGGCTGTTCACACTAAAGACTGGTACGAGGAAAACAATATCGAAACCGTGCTTTCGACCACGGTAGAAAAGATCGACCCCGACGCAAAGACCGTAACTGCCGGCGGCAAGGCTTATGCATACGACAAGCTGATCTACGCTCTCGGCGCAAAGTGCTTCGTGCCGCCGTTCAAAGGCGCAGACCAGGATCACGTCGTATCCATACGCACGATAAAGGATACGCGCAAGATAAAAGAGATGCTTAAGACCGTTAAGAACGTAGTCGTTATCGGCGGCGGCGTTTTAGGTCTTGAGGCGGCTTGGGAGCTCAAAAAGACGGGCTGCGCCGTAACGGTGCTCGAGGCAGGCCCCGCGCTCATGGGACGCCAGCTTGACGCTGCCGCTTCAAATATGATAGGCGCTATCCTTGAAAAGAACGGCTTTACGCTCACCGTCGGCGCAAAGATAGCCGAGATAGGCAAAGACGCCGTAACGCTTGAGGACGGCCGCTCCTTCCCCGCAGAGCTCGTAGTTATCTCCACCGGCGTATCCCCGAACGTAGCTGTTGCGAAGGAAGCCGGCGTCTACGCCGAAAGGAACATCTTCGTATCCGACAAGATGGAGACGAGCGTTGACGATATCTACGCATGCGGCGACTGCGCTCAGTGCAACGGCATAAATTATGCGCTCTGGTCTCAGTCCGTAGCTATGGGTCAGGTTGCCGGAGCTAACGCCGCCGGCGACGACGTGACTTACGAGGGCGTAACGGGCGCGCTCGTATTCAACGGCCTCGGTTCCAGCCTCTTTGCGCTCGGCGACAACGGAAAGAAGCCCGACAAGAGCTACCGTACCGTAGAACTTAAAGACGACCAGCGTCATATGTACGAAAAGTATTACTTCCTCAACAACCGCCTTGTAGGCGTTATCCTCATCGGAGACACTTCGAAGATGGTGAAGCTCACCGAGGATATCAAAAACGGCGCGAAGTTTGAAGAGGTCATAAAAATAAACTAA
- a CDS encoding S-layer homology domain-containing protein codes for MKKRYKRLLAAVLGIAVAASSFIYAGAASIGAVIHESPLKIADNAEYNEIIAMHGSRGRQEANVFIVDTKEQGISPVVLYGSKLYGRSAITSVVDYAASSEGLSISGGINGDFYSFMTGIPLGMSVHNGVLNTSDAGYPAIGFDYNGGIIVGEPKLKISMKGEDGAVIPIDHFNKYRTMYGVYLFSGDFSTESRTTTVGTHIVLDILSGEVGIGKSVTVKVSDIMTDAGNIKMLDNALLLSVDNDGPLDRVAGIALGQTYNITFEAQDPKWNDVKEAIGGGQILIKDGILLPDDTTETAPRTAVGVTSDQKLVAAQIDGRLTGHSAGATVTETAEFMLSLGCESALILDGGGSSTTYLRLPGYATGEVINEVSDGAPRSNANFLLLANTLNPDGMVYRLLFYPYNIEALPGATIPLDIKAADVSYNAAAAPEPESIMFTVTEGMGSVNADAKSAYLTTGNTVGTGTISAVWGAANGETTLTILDKIDSIDVYADGKAVSNVDLKIGEEMTFGAKAYKNTLEIYSSNDSFTWSVSSPNLGTITQNGVFKASDKIRQSGTITVSYGDVSKTINITVGKDEVDTPPMIAIDPMDEWNYENEFLNIGARITDNDTLETENIKLIVDGKDTEFSYDPATGILMAHLKNDFYKGMHKVTITAVDTAGNRALRYASFYVDLKGYESAFCDVEGHWARDYIDYLYNAKLVKGVEDTSSKKLYYLPQNRVTRAEFAVMLSRYLNLDTSVDDGYTVTFEDNDKLPEWAKKEIYAVAQAGVMKGRPAGENAVVFDPDARLTRAEVITAIGRLVPAGFKADSISFKDAAKIPAWASEYVDRLVAIRVISGYTDGTLAPNDYVTRAEVAKILYSVY; via the coding sequence ATGAAAAAAAGATACAAACGGCTTTTGGCGGCTGTTTTGGGCATAGCGGTCGCAGCTTCATCGTTCATATATGCGGGAGCCGCTTCTATCGGCGCCGTGATACATGAATCGCCGCTCAAAATTGCGGATAACGCCGAATATAACGAGATAATAGCAATGCACGGATCGCGCGGAAGGCAGGAGGCCAACGTATTTATTGTTGATACAAAGGAGCAGGGGATTTCTCCCGTTGTACTTTACGGCTCTAAGCTTTACGGCCGTTCGGCCATAACCTCCGTTGTGGATTATGCCGCATCGTCGGAGGGGCTTAGCATTTCGGGCGGTATAAACGGCGACTTTTATTCGTTCATGACGGGCATACCCTTAGGTATGTCGGTGCATAACGGCGTGCTCAACACGTCGGACGCGGGATATCCCGCAATAGGCTTTGATTATAACGGCGGGATAATCGTAGGCGAGCCGAAGCTTAAGATATCCATGAAGGGCGAAGACGGCGCGGTCATTCCCATAGACCATTTCAACAAATACCGCACCATGTACGGCGTGTACCTCTTTTCGGGCGATTTCTCGACAGAGAGCCGCACCACGACTGTCGGCACTCATATCGTTCTCGATATACTGTCGGGCGAGGTGGGTATAGGCAAGAGCGTGACTGTAAAAGTAAGCGATATAATGACAGACGCGGGCAATATAAAAATGCTTGATAATGCGCTGCTTTTAAGCGTTGACAACGACGGACCGCTCGATCGTGTGGCAGGGATAGCCCTGGGACAAACTTATAATATAACTTTCGAAGCGCAGGATCCCAAGTGGAACGACGTTAAAGAGGCGATAGGCGGCGGACAGATACTTATAAAGGACGGTATCCTCCTGCCTGACGATACGACGGAAACGGCTCCGCGCACGGCAGTGGGCGTGACTTCGGACCAAAAGCTCGTCGCAGCACAGATAGACGGAAGGCTTACGGGACATTCGGCAGGCGCGACCGTTACGGAAACGGCCGAGTTCATGCTTTCGCTCGGATGTGAAAGCGCGCTCATACTTGACGGCGGCGGCTCGTCCACGACGTATTTAAGACTGCCCGGCTATGCGACGGGCGAGGTGATAAACGAAGTGTCCGACGGCGCTCCGCGAAGCAACGCGAACTTTTTGCTTTTGGCAAACACCTTAAATCCCGACGGCATGGTGTATCGCTTGCTTTTCTATCCTTATAATATAGAGGCGCTGCCGGGCGCAACGATACCTCTTGATATAAAGGCAGCCGACGTTTCTTACAACGCGGCAGCCGCGCCGGAGCCGGAGAGCATAATGTTTACGGTGACTGAAGGCATGGGCAGCGTTAATGCAGATGCAAAGTCGGCATATCTTACGACGGGCAATACCGTGGGGACCGGTACGATAAGCGCGGTATGGGGCGCGGCGAACGGCGAAACGACGCTTACGATTTTAGATAAGATAGACTCTATAGACGTATATGCAGACGGAAAGGCCGTTTCAAACGTGGACCTTAAAATCGGCGAGGAGATGACCTTCGGCGCAAAGGCGTATAAGAATACTTTGGAGATATATTCGTCGAATGATTCGTTTACGTGGAGCGTGTCTTCTCCGAATCTGGGCACGATAACGCAGAACGGCGTTTTCAAGGCTTCCGACAAGATAAGGCAAAGCGGTACGATAACGGTAAGCTACGGCGACGTATCAAAAACGATAAATATCACCGTTGGTAAGGATGAAGTTGATACGCCGCCCATGATAGCGATAGACCCGATGGATGAATGGAACTACGAGAACGAGTTTTTGAACATCGGGGCGCGGATAACGGATAATGACACGCTGGAGACGGAAAACATCAAGTTGATCGTTGACGGCAAGGATACGGAATTTTCTTACGATCCCGCGACAGGCATACTTATGGCGCACCTTAAAAACGATTTTTACAAGGGTATGCACAAGGTCACGATAACGGCGGTCGATACGGCTGGGAACCGCGCGCTCAGATACGCTTCGTTCTACGTTGACCTTAAGGGATACGAGAGCGCGTTTTGCGACGTGGAAGGCCATTGGGCGCGTGATTATATAGATTATCTCTATAATGCAAAACTTGTGAAGGGCGTTGAGGACACGTCCTCGAAGAAGCTTTATTATCTGCCTCAGAACAGAGTGACGCGCGCCGAGTTCGCCGTTATGCTGAGCCGGTATTTAAATCTCGATACAAGTGTTGACGACGGTTATACCGTAACTTTTGAGGATAACGATAAACTGCCCGAATGGGCGAAAAAAGAAATATATGCCGTGGCGCAGGCCGGAGTAATGAAGGGACGTCCCGCAGGGGAGAATGCAGTCGTGTTCGACCCCGATGCAAGACTTACGCGCGCCGAGGTAATAACGGCGATAGGAAGGCTCGTGCCTGCCGGATTCAAGGCTGACTCCATATCATTTAAGGATGCGGCCAAGATACCCGCGTGGGCAAGCGAATATGTGGACAGACTTGTTGCCATAAGAGTGATCTCCGGATATACCGACGGAACTTTAGCGCCCAACGATTACGTTACCCGCGCCGAAGTGGCAAAAATACTTTATTCCGTATATTGA
- a CDS encoding DUF4093 domain-containing protein, with amino-acid sequence MIKTDEIIIVEGKYDKIALEPLVDATIIATDGFKIFTEPEKIELLRALAKKRGLVILTDSDRAGFFIRGRLKSLIGEGTIKHAYIPDIAGREKRKREFSKEGKLGVEGMDRETLTKALLRAGVSVSDAPQKGGALITKARLYADGCSGGEDAHKARAAFARSLGLPERISANTLLEALNALYTLDEYERLAHRFKNGEKTEPPR; translated from the coding sequence ATGATAAAAACTGACGAAATAATCATTGTCGAAGGCAAATACGACAAAATAGCGCTTGAGCCGCTCGTTGACGCAACGATAATCGCAACAGACGGCTTTAAGATATTCACCGAGCCCGAAAAAATAGAACTGCTGCGCGCGCTTGCAAAGAAGCGCGGGCTCGTGATACTTACCGACTCTGACCGCGCAGGCTTTTTTATACGCGGGCGGCTTAAATCGCTTATCGGCGAGGGCACGATAAAACACGCGTATATCCCCGATATCGCGGGACGCGAAAAGCGCAAGCGCGAGTTCTCCAAAGAGGGAAAGCTGGGCGTTGAGGGAATGGACCGCGAAACGCTTACAAAGGCGCTTCTTCGCGCAGGAGTGTCCGTCTCCGACGCGCCGCAAAAAGGCGGGGCGCTCATAACGAAGGCGCGCCTATATGCGGACGGCTGTTCGGGCGGCGAGGACGCGCACAAGGCGCGCGCCGCTTTCGCGCGCTCACTCGGCCTGCCCGAGCGCATCAGCGCGAACACTCTTTTGGAGGCGCTAAACGCGCTTTATACTTTGGATGAATACGAAAGGCTCGCTCATCGCTTTAAAAACGGCGAAAAGACTGAGCCTCCCCGATAA
- the holA gene encoding DNA polymerase III subunit delta, protein MSVSQLKKDIKNNRFSHSYVFYGAERYLKEYYFALARRTFTGGDPLNLNCAQYDAKTLDPDELGAVADSYPVMSDRRLIIINDLAASLCKGPLKSAFSSLLSDMPEYLTLFFNYSDPDYSPASSAELKALFSGSLFCEFSRPFERDLIVWIKKNVEAAGKTISDDAVRRLLSDVSRDMSVLKHEIAKLCAYAPKKEISSEDIDAVCITTAEAHVFSLGDAIIFSRADSAYKMTDTLMRQNREQPIAILAYLTSVFSNLLKLSAAKKAGVPLDAAAKEIGYRGSIISSRRLISRADEHTLKSLITMCRDADFKMKDSRVSPEVVMELFLTEALMLTEART, encoded by the coding sequence ATGAGCGTAAGTCAGTTGAAAAAGGATATAAAAAATAATAGATTTTCTCACTCATACGTATTTTACGGCGCCGAGCGATATCTTAAAGAGTATTATTTTGCGCTTGCGCGGCGCACTTTTACGGGCGGCGACCCGCTCAATCTGAACTGTGCGCAGTACGATGCAAAAACGCTCGATCCGGATGAGCTGGGCGCGGTTGCCGACAGCTATCCCGTAATGAGCGACCGCAGGCTTATAATAATAAACGACCTTGCCGCATCGCTGTGTAAGGGGCCGTTAAAAAGCGCGTTCTCGTCGCTCCTTTCCGATATGCCTGAGTATCTTACCTTGTTTTTTAATTACAGCGACCCAGATTACAGTCCCGCTTCGAGCGCGGAGCTTAAAGCCCTGTTTTCGGGCAGTCTTTTCTGCGAATTTTCGCGTCCTTTCGAACGCGATCTCATTGTTTGGATAAAAAAGAATGTTGAGGCCGCAGGCAAAACCATATCCGACGACGCCGTGCGCCGTCTTCTTTCCGATGTATCCAGAGATATGTCCGTACTTAAGCACGAGATCGCAAAGCTCTGCGCCTACGCGCCGAAGAAAGAGATATCGTCTGAGGATATCGACGCCGTATGCATTACAACGGCGGAGGCGCACGTTTTTTCTCTGGGAGACGCTATAATATTTTCTCGCGCCGACAGCGCATATAAGATGACCGACACGCTTATGCGCCAGAACCGCGAACAGCCGATAGCGATACTTGCATATCTTACGTCGGTCTTTTCAAATCTTTTAAAACTGTCCGCCGCAAAAAAGGCGGGCGTGCCTCTCGATGCGGCGGCGAAGGAGATAGGATACCGGGGAAGTATAATAAGCTCGCGTCGCTTGATATCACGTGCGGACGAGCATACCCTTAAAAGTCTTATAACCATGTGCCGAGACGCCGACTTTAAAATGAAGGATTCGCGCGTTTCGCCCGAAGTCGTTATGGAGCTGTTTTTGACCGAAGCGCTCATGCTCACGGAGGCGCGCACATGA